The Silvanigrella paludirubra genome contains a region encoding:
- a CDS encoding NAD(P)-dependent alcohol dehydrogenase, which translates to MPLIEAYAAFKSNEPLRRFQFQNRKTGDHDVQIEIHYSGVCHSDIHTARNEWGGSIYPVVPGHEIVGKVTEVGPAVTKYKVGDSVGVGCMVDSCRNCFSCKNGTEQYCDNGSTFTYNSKLKGSETQTYGGYAKQIVVNEDFVLKIPANLPLDKAAPLLCAGVTTYSPLRQWKVKQGDQVAIIGLGGLGHMAVKLAVAMGAEVTVISRSNNKKSDSTKLGAKHYINTSEPDMLNQNANKFDFILNTVSSDLDLTPFLNLLKLDSTMVQVGAPEKPNSLNIFPLIFRRRRLAGSLIGGIKETQEMLDFCGKHNISSDIELISMEKINEAYERVVKGDVRYRFVIDMKSFK; encoded by the coding sequence ATGCCATTAATAGAAGCTTACGCTGCTTTTAAATCAAATGAGCCATTACGTAGATTTCAATTTCAAAATAGAAAAACGGGCGATCATGATGTCCAAATTGAAATTCATTATAGTGGTGTATGTCACTCTGATATTCATACTGCTAGAAATGAATGGGGTGGATCTATTTATCCCGTAGTTCCTGGACATGAAATTGTTGGTAAAGTAACTGAAGTTGGACCTGCTGTAACAAAGTATAAAGTTGGGGATTCTGTGGGTGTTGGTTGTATGGTGGATTCATGCCGAAATTGTTTTTCATGTAAAAATGGAACAGAACAATATTGTGATAATGGAAGTACATTTACTTATAATAGCAAATTAAAAGGCTCTGAAACGCAAACATATGGTGGGTATGCAAAACAAATTGTGGTGAATGAAGATTTTGTTTTAAAAATTCCAGCAAATTTGCCTTTAGATAAAGCAGCACCGCTTTTATGTGCAGGAGTAACAACGTATTCTCCACTGCGCCAATGGAAAGTAAAGCAGGGAGATCAAGTTGCCATTATTGGACTTGGTGGATTAGGTCACATGGCTGTTAAGTTAGCTGTAGCCATGGGAGCTGAGGTGACTGTAATAAGCCGTTCGAATAATAAAAAATCAGATTCTACTAAGTTAGGTGCTAAACATTATATTAATACCTCAGAGCCTGATATGCTTAATCAAAATGCAAATAAATTTGATTTTATTTTAAATACCGTTTCATCCGATCTTGATTTGACTCCCTTTTTAAATTTATTAAAATTAGATTCAACCATGGTGCAGGTTGGTGCTCCTGAAAAACCCAATTCATTAAACATATTTCCTCTCATTTTTCGCAGAAGAAGGCTTGCAGGCTCCTTGATAGGTGGCATAAAAGAAACCCAAGAAATGCTTGATTTTTGTGGTAAACATAATATTTCATCCGACATTGAATTAATTTCTATGGAAAAAATAAATGAAGCTTATGAACGTGTTGTTAAAGGAGATGTTCGTTATCGTTTTGTCATTGATATGAAATCTTTTAAATAA
- the aspA gene encoding aspartate ammonia-lyase — protein MDLAFFPHFSLFSSLSEKEIKTLSKYFEHLTFKKGATIYTPGQVRDKLRLILKGRIEVSAQTYDFEEPTTIYGPGQFLGEAALLQEGTLHKAKSIAVTNVEMVILSRANFLKLMKEHQDISCKIQMNIGTFVFNKLSRGASHGNVHFSGYGSGKKRHEHDLLGDREISDEAYYGVQTLRAIENFNITGVVLRDFPVFIKGLAQVKKAAALANCEIGVLEKEISEYIVMACDEIIAGHWHDQFLVDMIQGGAGTSTNMNANEVIANRALELWGKQKGEYHFIHPNNHVNLGQSTNDAYPTAIRLAALQSIPTLVESLEELCQTLSEKGKEFSDVIKMGRTQLQDAVPMTLGQEFEAFSVMLSEDIARIREGSKLFLELSIGGTAIGTGINSHPKYAATAVKKIKEITGLDVVASPNLIEATPDTGAFVMFSGILKRLAVKLSKTCNDLRLLSSGPRCGFGDINLPPMQPGSSIMPGKVNPVIPEVVNQVAFQVIGNDLTVTMASEGGQLQLNAFEPVMVFNIFQSVNMLSRAMRTLTRLCVKGITANREACRRAVEHSIGLVTALNPLIGYENSTMIAKEALESGDSVFNLVLKHKLLTKEQLEDALKPENMLSAR, from the coding sequence ATGGATCTTGCTTTTTTTCCACATTTTAGTCTTTTTTCAAGCCTTTCAGAGAAAGAAATTAAAACCCTTTCAAAATATTTTGAACACTTAACCTTTAAAAAGGGTGCCACCATTTATACACCCGGACAAGTAAGAGACAAGCTTCGTCTCATTTTAAAAGGTCGTATTGAAGTATCGGCTCAAACCTATGATTTTGAAGAACCAACAACAATATATGGTCCAGGTCAGTTTCTTGGGGAAGCCGCTCTGCTTCAAGAAGGAACCCTTCATAAAGCAAAATCCATTGCGGTAACTAATGTTGAAATGGTGATTCTATCACGAGCAAATTTTCTAAAATTAATGAAAGAACATCAAGATATTTCTTGTAAAATTCAAATGAATATTGGGACATTTGTTTTTAATAAACTTTCACGCGGGGCAAGCCATGGAAACGTCCATTTTTCTGGCTATGGTTCTGGTAAAAAACGCCATGAACATGATCTTTTAGGTGATAGAGAAATTTCGGACGAAGCTTATTATGGTGTTCAAACCTTAAGAGCAATTGAAAATTTTAATATTACTGGTGTGGTTTTAAGAGATTTTCCTGTATTTATTAAGGGATTAGCTCAAGTAAAAAAAGCGGCTGCTCTTGCAAATTGCGAGATTGGCGTGCTTGAAAAAGAAATTTCTGAATATATTGTAATGGCCTGCGACGAAATTATTGCTGGTCATTGGCATGATCAATTTTTGGTTGACATGATCCAAGGAGGAGCAGGAACCTCTACAAATATGAATGCAAATGAAGTGATAGCAAATAGAGCATTAGAGCTTTGGGGGAAACAAAAAGGAGAATATCATTTTATTCACCCAAATAATCATGTTAACTTAGGCCAATCAACTAATGACGCTTACCCAACGGCAATTCGTTTAGCAGCTCTTCAATCTATACCCACATTAGTGGAATCTTTAGAGGAGCTTTGTCAAACTTTATCTGAAAAAGGCAAGGAATTTTCTGATGTGATAAAAATGGGCCGCACCCAATTACAAGATGCCGTACCTATGACATTAGGACAAGAATTTGAAGCATTTTCTGTCATGTTAAGTGAAGATATTGCACGTATTCGAGAAGGTTCAAAACTCTTTTTAGAATTAAGTATTGGCGGAACAGCTATTGGAACAGGAATTAATTCACATCCAAAATATGCTGCGACAGCTGTGAAAAAAATAAAAGAAATTACAGGTCTTGATGTTGTTGCCTCACCTAACTTAATTGAAGCAACACCTGATACAGGTGCCTTTGTGATGTTTTCAGGTATTTTAAAACGTTTAGCTGTTAAGTTAAGCAAAACTTGCAATGACCTAAGGCTATTATCAAGTGGTCCTCGTTGTGGCTTTGGAGATATCAATTTGCCTCCAATGCAACCAGGATCAAGTATTATGCCAGGAAAAGTGAATCCCGTAATTCCTGAAGTTGTGAATCAAGTTGCCTTTCAAGTAATTGGCAATGATTTAACAGTAACAATGGCTTCTGAAGGGGGGCAGCTCCAGCTAAATGCTTTTGAACCAGTTATGGTTTTTAATATTTTTCAAAGTGTGAATATGTTGAGCAGAGCTATGCGGACGTTGACTAGGTTGTGTGTCAAAGGAATTACAGCAAATCGTGAAGCTTGCCGCCGTGCTGTTGAGCATAGTATTGGTTTAGTAACTGCTTTAAATCCTTTAATTGGGTACGAAAATTCCACGATGATTGCAAAAGAAGCTCTTGAGTCGGGAGATAGTGTATTTAACCTCGTATTAAAACATAAACTCCTTACAAAAGAACAACTTGAAGACGCTTTAAAACCTGAAAATATGTTGAGCGCCCGCTAA
- the mnmE gene encoding tRNA uridine-5-carboxymethylaminomethyl(34) synthesis GTPase MnmE, with amino-acid sequence MSSNFDSIFALASTSQRSAIHLHRVSGRNLFEIISKYVYKPSNQNENLNIDLLLQKSNGKAISHYVYLKDQNLNLIDDVMITFFPAPKSYTGEDIIEIGVHGNPLISAKLQSLLRSIGMRDAEPGEFTQRAVLNGKMDLAQAEGINQLIHTETLGGIQLARNTVEGVLSKETELIRDQLISMLSYLEAHIDFAPDEVGDYNPSSLLPQMEEAKSKLEALLNTYSTGLKVREGVKVALLGKPNAGKSSLYNALLRYERAIVTNIPGTTRDVLEDRLVIQNKDFVLIDTAGIRNTTDTVEKIGVERSLKTASIADIICFIINLENIEYEKISDVIKFEIKAFLSEAKLSKDQKILIVISKKDLLNEKIIKNIENIFKSCISEFRTEPFGFCLDSNIVVTSTENTDLLSKHLVILHEELTGMLTKNENPALISMRQKNKVEIAIKCIDDAVNLIKQRDFPEKISSIINHARQSLQEIVGEIHLDNVLEKIFSTFCIGK; translated from the coding sequence TTGAGTTCAAATTTTGATTCAATTTTTGCTTTAGCTTCAACTTCACAAAGAAGTGCAATTCATTTGCATAGAGTATCTGGAAGAAATTTATTTGAAATAATATCAAAATATGTATATAAACCTTCAAATCAAAATGAAAATTTAAATATTGATTTATTATTACAAAAATCAAATGGAAAAGCTATTTCTCATTATGTTTATTTAAAAGATCAAAATTTAAATTTAATTGATGATGTTATGATAACTTTTTTTCCAGCTCCTAAAAGTTATACTGGTGAAGATATCATTGAGATAGGAGTGCATGGGAATCCATTAATTTCTGCTAAATTACAAAGTTTATTGCGTTCAATTGGAATGCGTGATGCTGAACCAGGGGAATTTACCCAAAGGGCAGTATTAAATGGAAAAATGGATTTAGCACAAGCCGAAGGAATTAATCAGCTTATTCACACGGAAACATTAGGTGGAATTCAACTTGCCCGAAATACAGTTGAAGGCGTTTTATCTAAAGAAACAGAATTAATCCGTGATCAATTAATATCAATGTTATCTTATTTAGAAGCACATATCGACTTTGCACCCGATGAAGTTGGTGATTATAATCCATCTTCTCTTTTACCTCAAATGGAAGAAGCAAAATCTAAATTAGAGGCGCTATTAAATACCTATTCGACAGGTCTTAAAGTAAGAGAAGGAGTAAAAGTTGCTCTTTTAGGTAAACCTAATGCAGGAAAATCAAGCTTATATAATGCATTATTACGTTACGAAAGAGCAATTGTTACTAATATTCCTGGTACCACTCGTGATGTTCTTGAGGATAGATTAGTAATACAAAATAAAGATTTTGTTTTGATCGATACGGCAGGTATTCGAAATACAACGGATACAGTTGAAAAAATAGGGGTTGAACGGAGTTTAAAAACGGCAAGTATTGCTGATATTATTTGTTTTATTATAAATCTTGAAAATATTGAGTATGAAAAAATTTCAGACGTTATTAAGTTTGAAATTAAAGCTTTTTTAAGTGAAGCTAAATTAAGCAAAGACCAAAAAATATTAATTGTTATTAGTAAAAAAGATCTTTTAAATGAGAAAATTATTAAAAATATTGAAAATATTTTTAAATCTTGTATTTCTGAATTTAGAACTGAACCTTTTGGCTTTTGTTTAGATTCAAATATTGTTGTTACTTCAACAGAAAATACAGACTTATTATCAAAGCATCTTGTAATTTTACATGAAGAATTAACAGGTATGTTGACGAAAAATGAAAATCCAGCACTAATTTCTATGAGACAAAAAAATAAAGTAGAAATTGCAATAAAATGCATTGACGATGCTGTTAATTTAATTAAACAAAGAGATTTTCCTGAAAAAATTTCATCAATTATCAATCATGCAAGACAATCTCTTCAAGAGATTGTTGGTGAGATTCATTTAGACAATGTGCTTGAAAAAATATTTTCAACTTTTTGTATTGGTAAATAA
- a CDS encoding DEAD/DEAH box helicase family protein: MTNEIKLKFDSNLPHQINAICAVVDVFNQIENNEKLYEYYHRNDIYSNYPLNLDMSDEVLRKNIMEVQIRNGISSSNEVFYDEGNLLEDLSPSLNEKHSCPHFTVEMETGTGKTYVYLRTIYELKQKNNFKKFIIVVPSIAIYEGVIQAFNAMEEHFKYLYNNEILTLYHYDGFYKQNEIKNFSFNSNGIDVLLISLDSFNKVNYNNLFKEGYIFGREELPYQFIQKTRPIIILDEPQTKFGTEKNSQAIRSLKPLFVLRYSATHKHFPNLLFKLSPFEAYHNKLVKRIEVIGLENNLKNNGSIVLKEAKRIHNKITAFILCLNILKNGEKKEAEILLNQGDDLYLKSNYYEYKDNNYIVKEIYIGEDGEYILFENGQKFFKDAIKFSSIEYLFRSQIRQTILTHIEKQNKLFTRGIKVLSLFFVDKVSNYIKENNKNGIIKDIFEEEYESLKYKSSYFSNLNINDIQASYFAKRQIKNSEEYIELNEEKWTKEQRQASKKSFELIMKDKSSLLSFASPVSFIFAHSALKEGWDNPNVFQICTLNQTKSTIKKRQEIGRGLRLCIDQTGKRIIKDDPYFEIANCLTIVANENYEKYADNLQREYQEEGFTFFAKTVIHNDKENKVKDISNEKKFDLKAKQKKFNFTNNMDLFIQKCIDKLNLTHFPDNYIPKSRGVIFYQNYYLYLHEFEIDCVKIKIVKDINDKKPLFIKLKIGESLSYNLNDQNLLGFKLKDIFNNHDQSSFILFENGKILTYSNFLEFNSLSSFLKEEDNLVTTEIIHPYINLLQKVSEVTNLTRHSIFDIYKGLTEDRKLMFLKNPDKFINIFISTILSLC, from the coding sequence TTGACTAATGAAATTAAATTAAAATTTGACTCTAATCTTCCTCATCAAATAAATGCAATTTGTGCAGTAGTTGATGTTTTTAATCAAATTGAAAACAATGAAAAATTATATGAATACTATCATAGAAATGACATATATTCTAATTATCCATTAAATTTAGATATGAGTGATGAAGTTTTAAGAAAAAATATAATGGAAGTTCAAATTCGAAATGGAATTTCTTCTTCAAATGAAGTATTTTATGATGAAGGTAATCTTTTAGAAGATTTATCACCAAGTTTAAATGAGAAACATTCCTGTCCGCATTTTACTGTTGAAATGGAAACGGGTACAGGTAAAACATATGTTTATTTAAGAACAATTTATGAATTAAAGCAAAAAAATAATTTCAAAAAATTTATTATTGTTGTCCCTAGTATTGCTATTTATGAAGGTGTTATTCAAGCATTTAATGCTATGGAGGAGCATTTTAAATATTTATACAATAATGAAATTTTAACTTTGTATCATTATGATGGTTTTTATAAACAAAATGAAATTAAAAATTTTTCTTTTAATTCAAATGGAATAGACGTTTTATTAATTTCTTTAGATTCATTTAATAAAGTAAATTATAATAATTTATTTAAAGAAGGGTATATTTTTGGAAGAGAAGAGCTACCTTATCAATTTATTCAGAAAACAAGACCAATTATTATTTTAGATGAGCCTCAAACTAAATTTGGAACTGAAAAAAATAGTCAAGCTATTCGCTCTTTAAAACCCTTATTTGTTCTGAGGTATAGCGCTACACATAAGCATTTTCCAAATTTGCTTTTTAAATTATCTCCTTTTGAAGCTTATCATAATAAATTAGTTAAAAGAATAGAAGTAATAGGTTTAGAAAATAATTTAAAAAATAATGGATCTATTGTTTTAAAAGAAGCAAAAAGAATTCATAATAAAATTACGGCTTTTATTTTATGCTTGAATATTTTGAAAAATGGAGAAAAAAAAGAAGCAGAAATATTATTAAACCAAGGAGACGATCTTTATTTGAAATCAAATTATTATGAATATAAAGATAATAATTATATAGTAAAAGAAATATATATTGGTGAAGATGGAGAATATATTTTATTTGAAAATGGACAAAAATTCTTTAAAGATGCGATCAAATTTTCTTCCATTGAATATTTGTTTCGTTCTCAAATTAGACAAACCATATTGACCCATATAGAAAAACAAAATAAATTATTTACTAGAGGTATAAAAGTATTATCTTTATTTTTTGTGGATAAAGTTTCAAATTATATTAAAGAAAATAATAAAAATGGAATCATTAAAGATATTTTTGAAGAAGAATATGAAAGTTTAAAATATAAGTCTTCTTATTTTTCAAATTTAAATATAAATGATATTCAAGCATCTTACTTTGCAAAAAGACAAATCAAAAATTCGGAAGAATATATAGAACTAAATGAAGAAAAATGGACAAAAGAGCAAAGACAGGCATCCAAGAAATCATTTGAATTAATAATGAAAGATAAATCTAGTTTACTCTCTTTTGCAAGTCCAGTTTCCTTTATTTTTGCTCATTCTGCACTTAAAGAAGGTTGGGACAATCCAAATGTATTTCAAATTTGTACTTTAAACCAGACAAAATCAACTATAAAAAAAAGACAGGAAATTGGAAGAGGGCTTCGTTTATGTATAGATCAAACAGGAAAAAGAATTATAAAAGATGACCCCTACTTTGAAATAGCAAATTGTCTTACAATTGTTGCAAACGAAAATTATGAAAAATATGCAGATAATCTTCAAAGAGAATATCAAGAAGAAGGTTTTACTTTTTTTGCTAAAACGGTAATTCATAATGATAAAGAAAATAAAGTTAAGGATATATCAAATGAGAAAAAATTCGATTTAAAAGCTAAGCAAAAAAAATTCAATTTTACTAATAATATGGATTTATTTATACAAAAATGTATAGATAAATTAAATTTAACTCATTTTCCTGATAATTATATTCCAAAATCGAGAGGAGTTATTTTTTATCAAAATTATTATCTCTATTTACATGAATTTGAGATTGATTGCGTTAAAATAAAAATAGTTAAAGATATAAATGATAAAAAACCTTTATTTATAAAATTAAAAATTGGTGAAAGTCTTTCATATAATTTAAATGATCAAAATTTATTAGGTTTTAAATTAAAAGATATTTTTAATAATCATGATCAAAGTTCATTTATTTTGTTTGAAAATGGAAAAATATTAACCTATTCAAATTTTTTAGAATTTAACTCATTGTCTTCTTTTTTAAAAGAAGAAGACAATTTAGTTACAACTGAAATAATTCATCCATATATCAATTTATTGCAAAAAGTATCTGAAGTTACAAATTTAACTAGGCATAGTATTTTTGATATTTACAAAGGATTAACGGAAGATAGAAAATTGATGTTTTTAAAAAATCCAGATAAATTTATAAATATATTTATTTCTACGATTTTGAGTTTATGTTAA
- a CDS encoding site-specific DNA-methyltransferase — protein MKENNEKIRVQSLNFIEEKKKKLKEIFPEIFSDGNLDILKLKELCNNSNEENEINNEFYGLFWPGKKKAKENSRSQTQGTLSLLKDCGVDIENTKNIFIEGENLEVLKLLQKSYANKIKLIYIDPPYNTGNDFIYHDKYSEGKNDYYKKTKQADENGQLLTSNPIASGRFHSNWLSMMYPRLELARNLLCEDGVIFISIDDNEIHNLRHLMDEIFGQGNFCGVIKRRASRKSTFLSKTMSDLCDYLVIYSKGELSEILSVEQVSDGTRPVFNEGNKLTNRTLYKGIQAKCDDGVYKAGEYSVRSFKFELLNELIIKNGILQNDVEVNAPWRVNQQIINKSIFITKHFGFRRKVLDEELEKKKVLSDLLDNSDCYNEKGSEELYSLFENEKCVFDNPKPIGLMQYIFKACNLKENDYVLDFFAGSGTTLHSVLYENSIKDFSINCISIQIPLKIKGINSKYETISELTIERINKAIKKITSHSEFSKTKNSDLGFKCFSLKETNFKNFDNKNVESLSELENLFSNYQETLKSNRIEEDIIWEIILQEGFPLHSKIKKEMKIINNIFYRISSNWCFHELLICFDDKINYETEFELLNLEKSDIDNRFILILKDKALYKRDDIKIRLSDKFKIKTL, from the coding sequence ATGAAAGAAAATAATGAAAAAATAAGAGTTCAAAGTTTAAATTTCATTGAAGAAAAAAAGAAAAAATTAAAAGAAATTTTTCCTGAAATATTTTCAGACGGAAACTTGGATATATTAAAATTAAAAGAATTATGTAATAATAGTAATGAGGAAAATGAAATAAATAATGAGTTTTATGGCTTATTTTGGCCTGGTAAAAAAAAAGCAAAAGAAAATTCCAGATCACAAACGCAAGGAACTTTATCTCTATTAAAAGACTGTGGTGTTGATATTGAAAATACAAAAAATATTTTTATTGAAGGTGAAAACTTAGAGGTTTTAAAACTATTACAAAAATCATATGCAAATAAAATTAAACTTATTTATATAGATCCTCCTTATAATACAGGTAATGACTTCATATATCACGATAAATATTCTGAAGGTAAAAATGATTACTATAAAAAAACGAAACAAGCAGATGAAAATGGACAATTACTGACATCAAATCCTATAGCAAGTGGACGTTTTCATTCAAATTGGTTGTCTATGATGTACCCAAGGCTAGAACTTGCTAGGAATTTATTATGCGAAGACGGTGTTATTTTTATATCTATTGATGATAATGAAATACATAATTTAAGACATTTAATGGATGAAATATTTGGTCAAGGAAACTTTTGTGGAGTGATTAAAAGAAGAGCTTCTCGAAAGTCTACATTCTTATCAAAAACCATGTCAGACTTATGTGATTATTTAGTCATTTATTCAAAAGGTGAATTGTCAGAAATATTAAGTGTAGAGCAAGTTTCTGATGGCACAAGACCTGTTTTTAATGAAGGCAATAAATTAACAAATAGAACACTTTATAAAGGGATACAGGCAAAATGTGATGATGGAGTTTATAAAGCAGGTGAATATTCTGTTCGTTCATTTAAGTTTGAATTATTAAATGAACTTATTATTAAAAATGGCATTTTACAAAATGATGTAGAAGTGAATGCTCCTTGGCGAGTAAATCAACAAATTATTAATAAATCTATTTTTATTACAAAACATTTTGGATTCAGAAGAAAAGTCTTAGATGAAGAACTTGAAAAAAAGAAGGTATTAAGTGATTTATTAGATAACTCAGATTGTTATAATGAAAAAGGGAGTGAAGAGCTTTATTCGTTGTTTGAAAATGAAAAATGTGTTTTTGATAATCCTAAACCAATTGGGCTGATGCAGTATATATTTAAGGCATGTAATTTAAAAGAAAATGATTATGTTTTAGATTTTTTTGCGGGCTCAGGAACAACTCTTCATTCTGTCTTATATGAAAATTCTATTAAAGATTTCTCAATAAATTGTATATCAATTCAAATTCCCTTAAAAATTAAAGGTATAAATAGTAAATATGAAACAATTTCTGAACTCACAATTGAAAGAATAAATAAGGCAATTAAAAAGATTACAAGTCATTCTGAATTCTCAAAAACTAAAAATTCAGATTTAGGATTTAAATGTTTTTCATTGAAAGAAACAAATTTTAAAAATTTTGATAATAAAAATGTAGAATCATTAAGTGAGTTAGAAAATTTATTTTCTAACTACCAAGAAACATTAAAAAGTAATAGAATAGAAGAAGATATTATTTGGGAAATTATTTTGCAAGAAGGATTTCCATTACATAGTAAAATTAAAAAAGAAATGAAAATTATAAATAATATTTTTTATAGAATTAGTTCGAATTGGTGTTTTCATGAACTTCTTATTTGCTTTGATGATAAAATTAATTATGAAACTGAATTTGAGTTATTAAATTTAGAAAAATCTGATATTGATAATAGATTTATTTTAATTTTAAAAGATAAAGCTCTTTATAAAAGAGATGATATTAAGATTCGATTATCTGATAAATTTAAGATAAAAACTCTATAA
- a CDS encoding rod shape-determining protein — MFDWFFRLLSHDLAIDLGTANTLVYVKNRGIVANEPSVVAVQRDSRGLRTVKAVGRAAKEMLGRTPGTIEAVRPMKDGVIADFELTEKMLSYFIGVAHNHRSLVRPRAVICIPYGITEVEKRAVRESAESAGCSSVYLIEEPMAASIGADLPIHEASGNMIVDIGGGTTEVAVISLLGIVYSKSVRVGGDKMDESIVNYLKRRFNVLIGERTAEQIKIAIGSAYPEEEIRTMQVKGRDLVAGIPKTIEVTSEEIREAMQEPVNAIVEAVRLALEKTPPELAADIVDKGIVLVGGGALIRNLDVLLREETGLPIVVAENPLTAVVLGSGRVLDNPELLREVTF, encoded by the coding sequence ATGTTTGATTGGTTTTTTAGGCTACTTTCCCACGATTTAGCTATAGATTTAGGAACTGCCAACACTTTAGTTTATGTTAAAAACAGAGGGATTGTGGCAAACGAACCGTCGGTAGTTGCTGTTCAACGTGACTCCCGTGGACTTCGTACTGTAAAAGCAGTTGGTAGAGCAGCAAAAGAAATGCTTGGAAGAACTCCAGGTACAATTGAAGCTGTTCGTCCAATGAAAGACGGCGTGATTGCCGACTTTGAATTAACGGAAAAAATGTTAAGTTACTTTATTGGTGTTGCTCATAATCACCGATCTCTTGTTAGACCAAGAGCCGTTATTTGTATTCCATATGGGATTACAGAAGTAGAAAAAAGAGCTGTTCGTGAATCTGCTGAATCTGCAGGATGCTCTTCTGTTTACTTAATTGAAGAACCTATGGCAGCATCTATTGGAGCAGACTTGCCCATTCATGAAGCAAGCGGAAATATGATTGTAGATATCGGCGGCGGAACAACAGAAGTCGCGGTAATATCTCTATTAGGTATTGTATATTCAAAAAGCGTTCGTGTTGGTGGTGATAAAATGGATGAGTCCATTGTAAATTATTTAAAACGACGTTTTAACGTATTAATTGGGGAAAGAACGGCAGAACAAATTAAAATTGCAATTGGCTCTGCTTATCCAGAAGAAGAAATTCGCACCATGCAAGTAAAAGGTCGTGACCTTGTTGCCGGAATACCAAAAACAATTGAAGTAACAAGCGAAGAAATTCGCGAAGCAATGCAGGAACCCGTAAATGCAATAGTAGAAGCGGTGCGCCTTGCTCTTGAAAAAACACCTCCAGAATTAGCAGCAGATATAGTTGATAAAGGAATTGTTTTAGTAGGGGGAGGAGCTCTCATTCGAAATTTGGACGTTTTATTACGTGAAGAAACAGGACTTCCTATTGTTGTTGCTGAAAATCCGTTAACTGCAGTTGTACTTGGCTCGGGACGCGTTCTTGACAATCCTGAACTTCTCAGAGAAGTTACTTTTTAA